The Candidatus Cloacimonadota bacterium genome has a segment encoding these proteins:
- a CDS encoding M42 family metallopeptidase has protein sequence MNKQSLKFLETLMNLPSPSGYEKKVRQAWLDEMKKFSDEIKSDVHGNAIAVVNPDKVPRIMLAGHMDELGFQVGFISEKGFIYFNRLGGFDIGIIPGRKVRIHTRKGDILGVVGKKAIHLFDSEDREKVPKPHQLYIDIGAKDKKEAQKLVEIGDPITYDTNFEQLRKDLYVSRGFDDKIGAFITAEVMKNVFKQKKNFKASLYSVATVQEEVGLRGAKTSAFGIDPDIGIALDVTHATDTPDVDQKKVGEIGLGDGAPIVRGPNINHKVFDMLVDSAKKLKVKYQIEAAARPTGTDANVIQITRAGVATGLIAIPCRYMHTYTEVISMDDVESAISILTEFCMQVDDSINFIE, from the coding sequence GAAATGAAGAAATTTTCCGACGAAATAAAAAGCGATGTCCATGGCAATGCAATCGCTGTTGTTAATCCCGACAAGGTTCCACGTATCATGCTTGCAGGTCATATGGACGAACTTGGTTTTCAGGTCGGATTTATTAGTGAAAAAGGTTTTATTTATTTTAACAGGTTGGGCGGTTTTGATATCGGTATCATACCCGGAAGAAAAGTCCGTATCCACACACGAAAAGGCGATATACTTGGCGTTGTAGGAAAAAAAGCGATCCACTTATTCGATAGCGAAGATCGTGAAAAAGTACCGAAACCCCATCAGTTGTATATCGATATTGGTGCTAAAGATAAAAAAGAAGCACAAAAGCTTGTGGAGATCGGCGATCCGATAACCTATGATACGAACTTTGAACAACTCAGAAAAGACCTTTACGTTTCACGCGGTTTCGATGATAAGATCGGTGCATTCATTACCGCAGAAGTAATGAAGAATGTATTCAAGCAAAAGAAGAATTTCAAGGCTTCTCTATACAGTGTTGCAACCGTTCAGGAAGAGGTCGGACTTCGTGGAGCAAAGACCTCCGCCTTCGGTATCGATCCTGATATTGGAATTGCCCTTGATGTAACTCATGCAACCGACACACCCGACGTCGATCAGAAAAAGGTTGGAGAGATCGGGCTTGGCGACGGTGCGCCTATTGTCCGCGGTCCAAACATCAATCATAAAGTTTTCGATATGCTTGTCGATAGCGCAAAAAAACTCAAGGTCAAGTACCAGATCGAAGCTGCTGCCCGACCAACCGGCACCGATGCAAATGTCATCCAGATTACTCGTGCAGGCGTGGCAACAGGTCTGATAGCAATCCCCTGCCGCTATATGCATACATACACAGAAGTGATTTCAATGGATGATGTGGAAAGTGCCATCAGCATTTTAACCGAATTCTGCATGCAGGTAGATGACTCAATAAATTTTATTGAATAG